The Castanea sativa cultivar Marrone di Chiusa Pesio chromosome 11, ASM4071231v1 genome contains a region encoding:
- the LOC142616786 gene encoding uncharacterized protein LOC142616786 — translation MDEIFVVSGRPRRNTQQNTNLHHYRVELFYTVIDMQLQELNNRFSEVNTDLLICMACLNPSNSFVTFDKEKLIHLAKFYPYDFPGTDILTLDSQLQNFIFDMRNNDLFLELQGVSELAENQMWKISNAKAAGSTVTSVLKKLSQLSEKAVTAIMRQLSQLS, via the exons atggatgaaatatttgtagttagtgGGAGGCCGCGACGCAACacccaacaaaatacaaatttacatcattatcgTGTTGAGCTATTCTACACAGTCATAGATATGCAACTTCAAGAGCTAAACAATCGTTTTTCAGAGGTGAATACTGATTTGCTAATTTGTATGGCTTGCTTGAATCCAAGTAATTCATTTGTGacttttgataaggaaaagttAATACATCTAGCAAAGTTCTATCCATATGATTTTCCTGGGACAGATATCTTGACACTTGACTCTCAACTtcagaatttcatttttgatatgCGCAACAATGACTTGTTTTTAGAGCTTCAAGGAGTTAGTGAACTTGCTGAAAA ccaaatgtgGAAAATCAGTAATGCTAAAGCTGCTGGATCAACTGTTACATCTGTTCTAAAAAAGCTGTCCCAGCTGTCAGAAAAAGCTGTGACAGCTATCATGAGACAGCTGTCACAACTGTCATAA
- the LOC142616787 gene encoding F-box protein At5g49610-like: protein MEDANIPFFHVDIASEVLSRLSAKDLSSSKCVSKGWNSFISSPSFLRILSKQLDREGPSGLFFQMFKDNVDCVSRPITFIPIHKNRSFIQNKILNFLPEKVIIMSSCNGLLCCRSCIHPIDGIYRRVRNREAKELVIYICNPMTKEWIALKPEGCVVGDSIGLAFYPFGSSLNTRPIFKLVSIQQSKEDPHLYSFAVYSSQTGSWTTSKEVCHCRYQIYKNNKVFVGKMFNWLTQNHHILSFDVERELSKVIQLPGEASSSLTLGCSEGYLHYVCVHGEDFSVWMLKDYASSKWVLKYQVTLVDICQESYTDLTHCNVKRRLLLAFHEDFLFMPMDRCLFSYNFRSRKLQQLCYISMLQDLILSNPTVIPYLISLTAAGVFKEDQSDENKSSEDPRDVSSLKISKRKRTC, encoded by the coding sequence ATGGAAGATGCAAACATCCCTTTCTTTCATGTTGATATTGCATCTGAAGTTTTGTCACGATTGTCTGCGAAGGATCTTTCTTCAAGCAAGTGTGTCTCTAAAGGATGGAATTCGTTTATTAGTAGTCCTTCATTCCTGCGTATACTTTCTAAACAGTTAGATCGAGAAGGACCTTCTGGGCTTTTCTTTCAAATGTTCAAGGATAATGTAGATTGTGTTTCTAGACCTATCACATTCATTCCTATTCACAAGAACAGATCATTCATCCAAAATAAGATATTGAATTTTCTTCCAGAGAAAGTTATTATCATGTCTTCGTGCAATGGGCTTCTCTGTTGCCGGAGTTGCATCCATCCTATTGATGGTATTTATAGAAGAGTGCGAAATAGGGAGGCAAAAGAACTAGTGATATACATTTGCAACCCAATGACTAAAGAATGGATTGCATTGAAGCCAGAAGGTTGTGTTGTTGGTGATAGCATTGGATTAGCTTTCTATCCATTTGGTTCTTCATTAAACACTCGCCCTATTTTCAAGTTGGTAAGCATTCAACAATCAAAAGAGGATCCACATTTGTATTCATTTGCAGTGTACTCCTCACAGACAGGTAGTTGGACAACTTCTAAAGAGGTTTGCCATTGCAGATATCAAATTTacaaaaacaataaagtttTCGTTGGCAAGATGTTCAATTGGTTAACTCAGAACCAccatattttgagttttgatgttGAAAGAGAGCTTTCTAAGGTGATTCAGTTACCTGGTGAAGCTTCAAGTTCACTCACCCTTGGATGTTCAGAAGGATATCTCCattatgtgtgtgtgcatgGTGAAGATTTTAGTGTGTGGATGTTGAAAGATTATGCCTCATCTAAGTGGGTGCTCAAGTACCAGGTGACATTGGTTGATATATGCCAAGAAAGTTATACAGATTTGACTCACTGTAATGTAAAAAGGCGCTTGCTTTTGGCTTTCCATGAAGATTTTTTGTTTATGCCAATGGATAGGTGTTTGTTCTCATACAATTTTAGAAGTAGGAAACTGCAGCAGCTTTGCTATATATCTATGCTACAAGATTTAATTTTGTCGAATCCAACTGTGATCCCATATCTCATTAGCTTGACAGCTGCAGGGGTTTTCAAGGAAGATCAAAGTGATGAGAACAAGTCAAGTGAAGATCCAAGGGATGTTTCATccttgaaaatttcaaaaagaaaaaggacatgTTAG
- the LOC142617978 gene encoding putative protein arginine N-methyltransferase 3 — MATIYNHPQSEEEPKNHEFDDEEEENEDDELEGWDDWEAEDEAGEDGDDESSDSNLLCLFCDSRYSSCDALFDHCISSHHFDFRGVRTKLCLDFYGGFKLINYVRSQVAERKCWICGVTCESSQGPQNHKHETFSIEDIKPLWDDDRYLKPFLEDDSLLYTFGEDEEGEGEDDYSALIDKDELMRDLKKYEEICIDDENTGDTIVYNVDNSDKNGRKGVASASNGHLDVAGSSEKASKDKHLRGSFPTILSKDIKNVNENYFGAYSSYGIHREMISDKVRTDAYRQAILKNPSLLNNAVVMDVGCGTGILSLFAAQAGASRVIAVEASEKMAAVATQIAMDNGLWRSKSQNEGNKHSSGVIEVVQGMVEELDKSSQIQPHSVDVLLSEWMGYCLLYESMLSSVLFARDRWLKPGGAILPDTATIFVAGFGKGGTSVPFWENVYGFNMSCIGKELVGDAAKIPIVDIVDNHDIVTNSTVLQTFDLATMNHDDVDFTASTELESYSGGSTGMLNDLECQTRLCYGVVLWFETGFTSRFCKEMPVVLSTSPYTPKTHWSQTILTFREPIAMASGKPSGDRLAAIGTEACPATKIQLRVSIARAVEHRSIDISLETVGIGSDGRKCKWPVQIFNLH, encoded by the exons ATGGCCACTATTTATAATCACCCACAAAGCgaagaagaaccaaaaaacCACGAATTCGacgatgaagaagaagaaaacgaagACGACGAGCTCGAAGGCTGGGACGATTGGGAAGCTGAAGATGAAGCCGGAGAAGATGGAGATGATGAAAGCTCTGATTCCAATCTGCTTTGCTTGTTCTGCGACTCCAGGTACAGTTCCTGCGATGCGCTATTCGACCATTGCATTTCGTCTCACCATTTCGACTTTCGCGGGGTTCGGACGAAGCTGTGTTTGGATTTCTATGGTGGGTTTAAGCTCATCAATTACGTCCGGTCTCAG GTGGCAGAGAGAAAATGCTGGATTTGCGGTGTTACCTGCGAGTCCAGCCAAGGTCCGCAGAATCATAAACATGAAACATTCAGCATTGAAGACATCAAGCCACTCTGGGATGACGATAGATATCTAAAACCTTTCTTGGAAGATGACTCACTCTTATACACTTTTGGTGAAGatgaagaaggagaaggagaagatgACTACAGTGCATTGATTGACAAAGATGAACTGATGAGGGATTTGAAGAAATATGAAGAGATTTGCATCGATGATGAAAATACAGGGGACACGATTGTATATAATGTTGATAATTCTGACAAAAATGGAAGAAAAGGAGTTGCTTCTGCTTCCAATGGCCATTTAGATGTAGCAGGTTCCTCTGAGAAGGCCTCCAAGGATAAACATTTAAGAGGTTCTTTTCCAACTATTCTTTCAAAGGATATCAAGAATGTGAATGAGAATTATTTTGGGGCTTATAGTTCATATGGCATTCACAGAGAGATGATAAGTGATAAG GTGAGAACAGATGCTTATAGACAAGCTATCTTGAAAAACCCTTCTCTTTTGAATAATGCTGTTGTGATGGATGTAGGTTGTGGGACTGGAATCCTAAG TCTATTTGCAGCTCAAGCTGGGGCTTCCAGGGTAATTGCAGTTGAAGCCAGTGAGAAGATGGCTGCAGTTGCCACCcag ATTGCAATGGACAATGGCCTTTGGCGGAGTAAAAGCCAAAATGAAGGTAATAAACACTCCTCTGGGGTAATAGAAGTGGTTCAAGGTATGGTTGAAGAGCTTGATAAATCTTCACAAATTCAACCTCACAGTGTTGATGTATTATTGAGTGAATGGATGGGGTATTGCCTTCTTTACGAGTCAATGCTTAGCTCAGTGCTTTTTGCACGGGACCGATGGTTGAAGCCTGGGGGTGCAATCCTACCTGACACAGCAACTATT TTTGTTGCAGGATTTGGTAAAGGTGGTACCAGTGTTCCATTTTGGGAAAATGTATATGGTTTCAACATGTCTTGTATTGGCAAGGAACTTGTTGGCGATGCCGCTAAAATTCCAATTGTTGACATTGTGGATAATCATGACATAGTGACCAATTCTACGGTTCTTCAG ACCTTTGACTTGGCAACAATGAATCACGATGACGTGGATTTCACTGCAAGCACTGAGCTGGAATCATATTCTGGTGGTTCTACAGGCATGTTGAATGATTTGGAATGTCAAACAAGATTGTGTTATGGGGTTGTCTTGTGGTTTGAGACCGGTTTTACCAGCAGGTTCTGCAAAGAAATGCCAGTTGTGTTGTCCACATCCCCTTACACTCCGAAAACACATTGGTCGCAAACAATTCTTACCTTCCGTGAGCCAATTGCCATGGCATCAGGAAAGCCAAGTGGTGATAGATTGGCCGCAATTGGCACTGAGGCCTGTCCTGCCACGAAGATTCAATTGCGTGTTAGCATTGCACGTGCTGTTGAACATCGAAGCATTGACATTTCCCTAGAGACTGTTGGGATTGGTTCTGATGGTAGGAAATGCAAGTGGCCTGTACAAATTTTTAATCTACACTAG